In a single window of the Myxococcus fulvus genome:
- a CDS encoding MopE-related protein — MSDNGSETTTATSKQKLSGSVKVDRAVAAGAYHSLFLQKNGEVFAWGQNSVGQLGTGSTNTTPVASPTKPVGLPPIKAIAAGQTHSLALDMEGDVWAWGKNDFGQVGLGTTGGLVNAPTRVSGLSGIQAVSANGNFSLALGQDGRVWAWGQNASGQVGKGAVSTAEPTPRQVNNLPTIRAIAAGHNHALALDADGKVWAWGKNDFGQLGTGSTTPGMVLVPTLVTLLPRAKAIAAGAAHSLAIDEQFGNVWGWGQNSSGQVGTGTTSTAPVLTPTAVPGVFAATQVRAGLAFSMIIMGNGVVKAWGLNASGQLGHGAPGGTSGAPVDVVGLTDATTIAAGYHHALAVRPSCPVWTWGNNSLGQLGTGTYTTTATSAPVTTLLLNTYYFDSDMDGFGDEHVALEFCTPPDGFVEDIDCDDFTSTTYPGAPETCNSIDDNCDSEVDEGNPSGGEECATGQLGVCAKGTTACTEGSVVCAQNQAASGEQCDGLDNDCDGEVDDGNPGGLVACETGGVGVCGEGVKYCTHGALECVQKYAPSAELCDNRDNDCNGQTDDGLTFATWYLDQDHDDYGIASQSLQACARPANHAAQAGDCDDTRATFNPGAPESCDGVDNNCDGQVDEGLTRQTWYRDTDGDGFGVASDTVSDCRQPAGYVAVAGDCNDGSTSIKPGAAEVCDGVDNDCDSLTDEGVQGTFYRDADGDGYGSASQPTQACSAPAGYVTSATDCLDTDATIHPGASEVCDGLDNNCAGGADEGVPTQEWFLDGDGDGHGRSTLSTRSCRQPTGYVASASDCDDANATTYPGATEACDGVDNNCAGGVDEGLTTQTWYRDADSDGYGDASSATQNCRQPSGYVSNASDCHDGSADIRPGTAESCDGVDNNCNGSVDEGVTSTYYRDADGDGYGAASQSTQACASPTGHVSNASDCDDASANIRPGASEVCDSVDNNCNGSVDEGVQSRWYRDSDGDGFGGTSSTYACAQPGGYVSNNSDCDDNRANRYPGATEVCDGVDNNCDYLVDEGVKLTFYRDYDGDGIGRSSTSQSACTAPSGYVATTGDCDDYDTVIYPGATEVCDGKDNNCSGSVDEGIPTQAWYQDSDADGYGNASLSTQSCRKPSGYVADATDCNDGSYSIRPGRSESCDGVDNNCNGSVDEGVTTTYYQDADDDSYGNAAAPTQACSRPTGYVTNSRDCNDGNASVRPGASEVCDSVDNNCNGSVDEGVTAPTWYRDADGDGYGSASSPTQACSQPSGYVTNASDCNDGNASVRPGASEACDSVDNNCNGSVDEGVTAPTWYRDADGDGYGNLGQPVQSCSQPGGYVASATDCNDLSANIAPGKPDICFDGIDNNCSGVIDEFCGGGTCARSNENADPERQVSMRPPWPPDPCDL, encoded by the coding sequence ATGTCTGACAATGGGTCGGAGACGACCACGGCGACCTCGAAGCAGAAGCTGTCCGGGTCCGTGAAGGTCGATCGGGCCGTGGCGGCGGGTGCCTATCACTCGCTGTTCCTTCAGAAGAACGGAGAGGTCTTCGCCTGGGGACAGAACTCCGTCGGCCAACTCGGCACAGGCAGCACCAACACCACGCCGGTGGCGAGCCCCACGAAGCCCGTGGGCCTTCCTCCCATCAAGGCCATCGCCGCGGGACAGACACACTCCCTCGCGCTCGATATGGAGGGTGATGTCTGGGCCTGGGGCAAGAACGACTTCGGACAGGTGGGCCTCGGCACCACGGGCGGACTGGTGAACGCCCCCACCCGCGTGAGTGGACTGTCGGGTATCCAGGCCGTCTCGGCGAACGGGAATTTCTCCCTCGCGCTGGGACAGGACGGGCGCGTCTGGGCGTGGGGACAGAACGCCTCCGGACAGGTGGGCAAGGGCGCGGTCAGCACCGCGGAGCCCACGCCCCGCCAGGTGAACAACCTACCCACCATCCGCGCCATCGCGGCAGGTCACAACCACGCCCTCGCACTGGATGCGGACGGCAAGGTGTGGGCGTGGGGAAAGAACGACTTCGGTCAGCTCGGCACGGGGAGCACCACGCCCGGCATGGTGCTCGTGCCCACCCTGGTGACCCTGCTGCCTCGGGCCAAGGCCATCGCAGCCGGAGCGGCACACTCGCTCGCCATCGATGAGCAGTTCGGCAACGTCTGGGGTTGGGGGCAGAACTCCTCCGGACAGGTCGGCACCGGGACGACGAGCACCGCGCCGGTGCTGACGCCCACGGCCGTTCCGGGCGTGTTCGCCGCGACGCAGGTACGCGCGGGTCTTGCCTTCTCGATGATCATCATGGGCAACGGCGTGGTGAAGGCGTGGGGCCTCAACGCCTCAGGGCAGCTCGGGCATGGAGCCCCGGGAGGCACGAGCGGGGCACCCGTGGATGTCGTGGGACTCACGGACGCCACGACCATCGCCGCGGGCTACCATCATGCGCTGGCGGTGCGTCCGAGCTGTCCGGTGTGGACGTGGGGCAACAACAGCCTGGGGCAGCTCGGCACGGGGACGTACACGACCACGGCGACCTCCGCGCCCGTGACGACACTGCTCCTCAACACCTACTACTTCGACAGCGACATGGACGGCTTCGGCGACGAGCATGTCGCGCTCGAGTTCTGTACCCCTCCCGATGGCTTCGTGGAGGACATCGACTGTGACGACTTCACGTCGACCACGTACCCCGGTGCGCCGGAGACGTGCAACAGCATCGACGACAACTGCGACAGTGAGGTCGACGAGGGCAACCCGAGTGGCGGCGAGGAGTGTGCCACGGGTCAACTCGGTGTCTGCGCGAAGGGCACCACGGCCTGCACGGAGGGCAGCGTGGTGTGCGCGCAGAACCAGGCTGCATCCGGCGAGCAATGCGACGGCCTGGACAACGACTGTGATGGCGAGGTGGACGACGGCAACCCGGGCGGACTCGTCGCGTGCGAGACGGGCGGCGTCGGCGTGTGCGGAGAAGGCGTCAAGTACTGCACCCACGGCGCCCTCGAGTGCGTGCAGAAGTATGCCCCCTCCGCGGAGCTCTGCGACAACCGCGACAACGACTGCAACGGCCAGACGGACGACGGCCTGACGTTCGCGACGTGGTACCTGGACCAGGACCACGACGACTACGGCATCGCTTCCCAGTCGCTGCAGGCCTGCGCGCGTCCGGCGAATCACGCGGCCCAGGCGGGTGACTGCGACGACACGCGGGCAACGTTCAACCCGGGCGCTCCCGAGTCCTGCGACGGGGTGGACAACAACTGCGATGGACAGGTGGACGAGGGCCTGACTCGGCAGACGTGGTACCGCGACACGGACGGTGACGGCTTCGGCGTCGCGAGCGACACGGTGAGCGACTGCCGGCAGCCTGCTGGCTACGTCGCCGTGGCCGGCGACTGCAACGACGGCAGCACGTCCATCAAGCCCGGCGCCGCCGAGGTCTGCGACGGCGTGGACAACGATTGCGACTCCCTGACGGATGAAGGGGTGCAGGGGACGTTCTATCGGGACGCGGATGGCGATGGCTACGGCAGCGCGAGCCAGCCAACCCAGGCGTGCTCAGCGCCCGCCGGTTACGTCACGAGCGCCACGGACTGCCTGGACACGGATGCGACCATCCACCCAGGCGCTTCCGAGGTCTGCGACGGCCTCGACAACAACTGCGCGGGTGGCGCCGACGAGGGTGTCCCCACGCAGGAGTGGTTCCTGGACGGAGACGGGGATGGCCATGGCCGGTCGACCCTGTCGACGCGAAGCTGCCGTCAGCCCACGGGCTACGTGGCGAGCGCCTCGGACTGCGATGACGCCAACGCGACCACCTACCCAGGCGCCACCGAGGCCTGCGATGGCGTGGACAACAACTGCGCGGGCGGAGTCGACGAGGGCCTCACGACCCAGACCTGGTACCGGGACGCGGATTCCGATGGGTACGGCGACGCGAGCAGCGCCACGCAGAACTGCCGGCAGCCCTCGGGGTACGTGAGCAACGCCTCGGACTGCCATGATGGCAGTGCCGACATCCGACCTGGGACCGCGGAGTCATGCGACGGCGTGGACAACAACTGCAACGGCTCCGTGGATGAGGGCGTCACCTCGACCTACTATCGGGACGCGGACGGTGACGGTTACGGTGCCGCGAGTCAGTCGACCCAGGCCTGCGCATCGCCCACCGGTCATGTATCGAATGCCTCGGACTGCGATGATGCCAGCGCGAACATCCGTCCCGGCGCCAGCGAGGTCTGCGACAGCGTGGACAACAACTGCAACGGCTCCGTGGACGAGGGCGTACAGAGCCGCTGGTACCGCGACTCGGACGGGGATGGCTTCGGCGGCACTTCGTCCACGTACGCATGCGCGCAGCCTGGTGGCTACGTGTCCAACAACAGCGACTGCGACGACAACCGAGCCAACCGTTACCCGGGCGCCACGGAAGTCTGCGACGGTGTGGACAACAACTGTGACTACCTGGTCGACGAGGGCGTGAAGCTGACGTTCTACCGAGACTACGACGGTGACGGCATCGGAAGGAGCTCGACATCCCAGAGCGCCTGTACCGCGCCCAGCGGCTATGTGGCGACCACGGGAGACTGTGACGACTACGACACGGTCATCTACCCCGGCGCCACGGAGGTCTGCGACGGGAAGGACAACAACTGCAGTGGCTCGGTCGACGAGGGAATCCCCACGCAAGCGTGGTACCAGGACTCGGACGCCGACGGCTACGGCAACGCGTCCCTCTCCACGCAGAGCTGCCGCAAACCGTCCGGTTACGTCGCGGACGCGACGGACTGCAACGATGGTTCCTACAGCATCCGTCCGGGGCGCTCCGAGTCGTGCGACGGCGTCGACAACAACTGCAACGGCTCCGTGGATGAAGGCGTCACGACGACCTACTACCAGGACGCCGATGACGACAGTTACGGGAACGCGGCGGCTCCGACCCAGGCGTGCTCACGGCCCACGGGCTACGTGACGAACTCCAGGGACTGCAACGATGGCAACGCGAGCGTCCGCCCCGGAGCCTCCGAGGTCTGCGACAGCGTGGACAACAACTGCAACGGCTCCGTGGACGAAGGGGTGACGGCGCCGACCTGGTACCGCGACGCGGATGGAGATGGCTATGGGAGCGCGTCGAGCCCCACCCAGGCCTGCTCACAACCCTCCGGCTACGTGACGAATGCCAGCGACTGCAACGACGGCAACGCGAGCGTCCGCCCCGGCGCCTCCGAGGCCTGCGACAGCGTGGACAACAACTGCAACGGCTCCGTGGACGAGGGGGTGACGGCGCCGACCTGGTACCGCGACGCGGATGGAGACGGGTATGGCAACTTGGGCCAGCCCGTGCAGTCCTGCAGCCAACCCGGCGGCTACGTGGCGAGCGCAACGGACTGCAACGACCTCAGCGCCAACATCGCCCCTGGCAAGCCTGACATATGCTTTGACGGCATCGACAATAATTGCTCCGGCGTCATTGACGAGTTCTGCGGTGGCGGAACGTGTGCTCGCTCCAACGAGAACGCGGACCCCGAGCGACAGGTCAGCATGCGTCCGCCGTGGCCTCCCGATCCCTGTGATTTGTAA
- a CDS encoding glycosyltransferase, giving the protein MAAGSPRVLLLAERFPPDIGGLARSGARTAGALARLGARVEVLAWTRTAAPGALSTLDDAGEVTPFARGVTLHRLGLFGSSDLSMQHTLDVLGYLHSRRRYDLVWGHYLSPPGFLAVVFAASVGIASTVSARGNDVDQHMFPPGDFARLLWTLQRADVLTAASADLGRKMSMLLGKDGRVEVIPNAVDTEVFSPGPADVSLRTRLGIAPDEAVLGFSGELRHKKGLPFLLSALSEVRRTRPACLLVIGEVRPRDAEHLVAFRAEQPEDGARIIVSGALETPEAIAAHLRLCDLYLQPSLWEGMPNALLEAMSCGLPVVASDAGGIPEAVDHQRNGFIVSKALLNHLGQACLDVLSLSSEHRAAIGAAARRRILERFQSEAEAEVLRRVLTRAVPRVG; this is encoded by the coding sequence ATGGCTGCTGGCTCACCTCGTGTCCTTCTCCTCGCTGAACGCTTCCCGCCTGATATCGGTGGCCTTGCTCGCAGCGGCGCCCGCACCGCGGGGGCCCTGGCTCGACTCGGGGCTCGGGTGGAGGTGCTCGCCTGGACCCGCACCGCGGCTCCCGGCGCGCTGAGCACACTGGACGATGCGGGCGAGGTGACGCCGTTTGCTCGCGGTGTCACGTTGCATCGGCTGGGGCTCTTCGGCAGCAGTGACCTGTCCATGCAACACACGCTGGATGTGCTCGGGTATCTGCACTCGCGTCGGCGCTATGACCTGGTCTGGGGGCACTACCTGTCACCGCCGGGGTTCCTCGCCGTGGTGTTCGCCGCGTCTGTTGGCATCGCCTCCACCGTGAGTGCTCGCGGCAATGACGTGGACCAGCACATGTTCCCGCCCGGTGACTTCGCTCGCCTGCTGTGGACGCTCCAGCGCGCGGATGTGCTCACCGCGGCTTCCGCCGACCTGGGCCGGAAGATGAGCATGCTGCTCGGCAAGGACGGCCGCGTGGAGGTCATCCCCAACGCCGTCGACACCGAGGTGTTCTCACCGGGCCCCGCGGATGTCTCGCTGCGCACGCGGCTGGGCATCGCTCCGGATGAAGCGGTGCTCGGCTTCTCCGGAGAGCTTCGTCACAAGAAGGGGCTGCCGTTCCTGCTCTCCGCGCTCTCGGAGGTGCGGCGCACCCGGCCCGCGTGTTTGCTTGTCATCGGTGAGGTGCGGCCTCGGGACGCCGAGCACCTCGTCGCCTTCCGCGCCGAGCAGCCCGAGGATGGAGCTCGCATCATTGTCTCGGGCGCGCTCGAGACACCGGAGGCCATCGCCGCGCACCTTCGCCTGTGCGACCTGTATCTCCAGCCGTCCCTGTGGGAAGGCATGCCGAACGCACTGCTGGAGGCGATGTCCTGCGGTCTGCCCGTCGTGGCCAGTGACGCGGGTGGAATCCCCGAGGCCGTGGACCATCAGCGCAACGGCTTCATCGTCTCCAAGGCGTTGCTCAATCACCTCGGACAGGCGTGTCTCGACGTACTGTCGCTGTCCTCGGAGCACCGCGCCGCCATCGGCGCCGCCGCGCGCCGCCGCATCCTGGAGCGCTTCCAATCCGAGGCCGAGGCGGAGGTGCTGCGCCGGGTGCTCACGCGCGCCGTTCCTCGCGTGGGATGA
- a CDS encoding glycosyltransferase family 4 protein, translated as MASASGIVYASFDRFPAPKGAAVHIRAFVEALGAAFGGVDLLALRDGPTASAEPRPLVEGVTYHPLEARGRDLVAQALSFRTHLAAWWRNRPRARVVHVRSIFEGYPVATRKAALTDALVFEVNGLPSIELKYHHPDVADDAELMLKLVAQEDACIASADLLVTPSEVTAEYLVKRGAQASKVRVIPNGVELEVFRHAPPRIRAPGQPVRLLYSGTMTSWQGVHHAIEALRLLREQMPAVLTLVGPLRKHQRKVMLDRCGDLLLEGAVELREPLPQAELAALHHACDAVLVPLPVNDRNCVQGCCPLKLLEAMASGTPVIASNLPVVRTLAGPDEVLLVRPGSPKAIMEAVKDLCANAELGPSLSHRARARVERDFSWERAREALVSAYETELGMTRRDTGVIPREERRA; from the coding sequence GTGGCCTCCGCGTCCGGCATCGTCTACGCATCGTTCGACCGCTTCCCGGCCCCCAAGGGAGCAGCCGTGCACATCCGGGCCTTCGTGGAGGCGCTGGGCGCGGCCTTCGGAGGGGTGGACCTGCTGGCGCTCCGGGACGGCCCCACGGCGAGCGCGGAGCCCAGGCCCCTGGTCGAGGGTGTGACGTATCACCCCCTGGAGGCGAGGGGGCGGGACCTGGTGGCGCAGGCGCTGTCGTTCCGCACGCACCTGGCGGCGTGGTGGAGGAACCGGCCGAGGGCGCGGGTGGTCCACGTGCGCTCCATCTTCGAGGGCTATCCGGTGGCGACCAGGAAGGCCGCGCTGACGGACGCGCTGGTGTTCGAGGTGAACGGGCTGCCGTCCATCGAGCTGAAGTACCACCACCCGGACGTGGCGGACGACGCGGAGCTGATGCTCAAGCTCGTCGCGCAGGAGGACGCGTGTATCGCGAGCGCGGACCTGCTCGTGACACCCAGCGAGGTGACGGCGGAGTACCTGGTGAAGCGCGGCGCGCAGGCGTCGAAGGTGCGGGTGATTCCGAATGGCGTGGAGCTGGAGGTGTTCCGCCACGCGCCGCCGAGGATTCGAGCGCCGGGGCAGCCGGTGCGCCTGCTGTACAGCGGGACGATGACGTCGTGGCAGGGAGTGCATCACGCCATCGAGGCGCTGCGGCTCTTGAGGGAGCAGATGCCGGCGGTGCTGACGTTGGTGGGGCCGCTGCGCAAGCACCAGCGCAAGGTGATGCTGGACCGGTGTGGGGACCTGTTGCTGGAGGGGGCGGTGGAGCTGCGAGAGCCCCTGCCCCAGGCGGAGCTGGCGGCGTTGCATCACGCCTGTGACGCGGTGCTGGTGCCGTTGCCGGTGAACGACCGCAACTGCGTGCAGGGGTGCTGTCCGCTGAAGTTGCTGGAGGCGATGGCCTCGGGGACCCCGGTCATCGCGTCGAACCTGCCGGTGGTGAGGACGCTGGCGGGGCCGGACGAGGTGCTGCTCGTGAGGCCGGGTTCGCCGAAGGCCATCATGGAGGCGGTGAAGGACCTGTGCGCGAACGCGGAGCTGGGTCCGTCACTGAGTCACAGGGCCAGGGCCCGCGTGGAGCGGGACTTCAGTTGGGAGAGGGCCCGCGAGGCGCTGGTGAGCGCGTACGAGACAGAGCTCGGGATGACGCGCAGGGATACGGGCGTCATCCCACGCGAGGAACGGCGCGCGTGA
- a CDS encoding sensor histidine kinase: MSLRAWLAATMGGLALLTLIAAVALIVLTNAQNHSANTLGNSVDGLHMAEELEIDLLNHFRLSDGAGPQDTRSQLIRGRSVESIEASFPLLLDGLERNAVSDAERTLIQEVEEDFERYLQVQREAIRLPERKRLAAVVPAMDAALDSLERLVQLNVEEARVARDASADLNRLGNTVGLSLCGLLLVAFVVGSFLLQRIALQPLKDISQAMRRFGVGRKRTRAPVAGPTELRDMASTFNEMANSLTHQQEQQLAFLAGVAHELRNPLSALKLSTALSERSHAQLTPERMQRTLALVGRQVERLDRMVGDLLDATRIEAGKLELRPEVRDARELARGVVELYRSSDSGHVLQLDVPDAPLFVRADPDRLEQVMANLVSNALKYSPAGSHVEVAVRGEAEHVLLVVKDQGIGISEEDMAILFAPFQRLGNPRGKRAPGVGLGLSVARRIVEAHGGNIEVDSAPGAGSSFCVRLARVSGEKAPDAEGPAAEARGDGPDALH, encoded by the coding sequence ATGAGCCTGCGCGCCTGGCTGGCCGCCACCATGGGCGGGCTGGCCCTCCTCACCCTCATCGCCGCCGTCGCGCTCATCGTCCTCACGAATGCGCAGAACCACTCGGCCAACACCCTCGGCAACTCCGTGGACGGACTGCACATGGCGGAGGAGCTGGAGATCGACCTGCTCAACCACTTCCGCCTCAGCGACGGCGCGGGACCGCAGGACACCCGCTCCCAGCTCATCCGCGGCCGCTCCGTGGAGAGCATCGAGGCCTCGTTCCCCCTCCTGCTCGACGGGCTGGAGAGGAACGCCGTCAGCGACGCCGAGCGCACCCTCATCCAGGAGGTGGAGGAGGACTTCGAGCGCTACCTGCAGGTCCAGCGAGAGGCCATCCGCCTGCCCGAGCGCAAGCGCCTGGCCGCCGTGGTGCCCGCCATGGACGCGGCGCTCGATTCACTCGAGCGACTGGTGCAGCTCAACGTGGAGGAGGCCCGCGTGGCGCGCGACGCCTCGGCGGACTTGAACCGGCTGGGCAACACCGTGGGCCTGTCGCTGTGCGGCCTGCTCCTGGTGGCCTTCGTCGTGGGCTCGTTCCTGTTGCAGCGCATCGCCCTCCAGCCGCTGAAGGACATCAGCCAGGCCATGCGCCGCTTCGGCGTGGGCCGCAAGCGCACGCGAGCGCCGGTGGCCGGGCCCACGGAGCTTCGCGACATGGCGAGCACCTTCAACGAGATGGCCAACAGCCTCACGCACCAGCAGGAGCAGCAGCTCGCCTTCCTCGCCGGCGTGGCCCACGAGCTGCGAAACCCCCTGTCCGCGCTGAAGCTGTCCACCGCGCTGTCCGAGCGAAGCCACGCCCAGCTCACGCCCGAGCGCATGCAGCGCACGCTGGCGCTGGTGGGACGTCAGGTGGAGCGCCTGGACCGGATGGTGGGGGACCTGCTCGACGCCACGCGCATCGAGGCGGGCAAGCTGGAGCTGCGCCCGGAGGTGCGGGACGCGCGCGAGCTGGCGCGGGGCGTGGTGGAGCTGTACCGCTCGAGCGACAGCGGCCACGTGCTCCAGCTGGACGTGCCGGACGCACCGCTCTTCGTGCGCGCGGACCCGGACCGGCTGGAGCAGGTGATGGCCAACCTGGTGAGCAACGCGCTGAAGTACTCCCCCGCGGGCAGCCACGTGGAGGTGGCGGTGCGCGGGGAGGCGGAGCACGTGCTCCTGGTGGTGAAGGACCAGGGCATCGGCATCTCCGAGGAGGACATGGCCATCCTCTTCGCGCCCTTCCAGCGGCTGGGCAACCCGCGCGGCAAGCGCGCTCCGGGGGTGGGGCTGGGACTGTCCGTGGCCCGGCGGATCGTGGAGGCGCACGGCGGGAACATCGAGGTGGACAGCGCGCCCGGGGCGGGGTCCTCCTTCTGTGTCCGGCTGGCGCGGGTGAGCGGCGAGAAGGCGCCCGACGCCGAGGGGCCGGCCGCGGAGGCCCGGGGCGACGGCCCGGACGCCCTGCACTAG
- a CDS encoding LysR family transcriptional regulator codes for MRYARAVMNLSAIDLNLFLVLHAVLETGSATDAAKQLHVTQSAVSNALARLREMLGDPLFVRSGRGLVPTPRCEELRPLVVNAVAQLQVAVDGQRFVPAESTRTFTLSCGDNQDVCDVPRVVEAFARKLPRARLRVVSIDFLMASDGLTTGEVDAALAPQMVATRDGYFCEDLYLEEMAFLVRKEHPRLRGSTLTKEEFNASRHIGMVIAQGRPGIGHRYFQEFCKEHGLEFNPALSVSHFIAAGMAVTRTDYVAGMPGRTADALCAMLPVKRLRLAITTPPMPMALIWHERTHSDPGARYFRQLMVEVLKEPSMTRATEPRAKPAAAARRARGR; via the coding sequence GTGCGCTATGCCCGTGCCGTCATGAACCTGTCCGCCATCGACCTGAACCTGTTCCTCGTCCTGCACGCGGTGCTGGAGACGGGGAGCGCCACGGACGCGGCCAAGCAGCTCCACGTCACGCAGTCCGCGGTGAGCAACGCGCTCGCCCGGCTGCGGGAGATGTTGGGGGACCCGCTCTTCGTGCGCAGCGGTCGAGGCCTGGTGCCCACGCCGCGCTGCGAGGAGCTGCGGCCGCTCGTGGTCAACGCGGTGGCGCAGCTGCAGGTGGCGGTGGATGGACAGCGCTTCGTGCCCGCGGAGAGCACGCGCACCTTCACGCTGTCGTGTGGCGACAACCAGGATGTCTGCGACGTGCCCCGGGTGGTGGAGGCCTTCGCCCGGAAGCTGCCGCGCGCGCGGCTGCGCGTGGTGAGCATCGACTTCCTGATGGCCTCGGACGGGTTGACCACGGGGGAGGTGGACGCGGCGCTGGCGCCCCAGATGGTGGCGACGCGGGATGGCTACTTCTGCGAGGACCTGTACCTGGAGGAGATGGCCTTCCTCGTGCGCAAGGAGCATCCACGCCTGCGCGGGTCGACGCTGACGAAGGAGGAGTTCAACGCCTCCCGGCACATCGGCATGGTCATCGCGCAGGGGCGTCCGGGCATCGGCCACCGGTACTTCCAGGAGTTCTGCAAGGAGCACGGCCTGGAGTTCAACCCCGCGCTGTCCGTCTCGCACTTCATCGCCGCGGGCATGGCCGTCACGCGCACGGACTACGTGGCGGGGATGCCGGGGCGCACCGCGGATGCGCTGTGCGCGATGCTGCCCGTCAAGCGGCTGCGCCTGGCCATCACCACGCCGCCCATGCCCATGGCGTTGATATGGCATGAGCGCACGCACTCGGACCCCGGCGCGCGCTACTTCCGGCAGTTGATGGTGGAGGTGCTGAAGGAGCCCTCGATGACGCGGGCGACGGAGCCCCGCGCGAAGCCGGCTGCCGCCGCGCGTCGGGCCCGGGGACGCTGA
- a CDS encoding pirin family protein — MSTTTQTLPPPTVPHAHPRARTLESVHGGGPLHWVGDGFRVKTLVPSGGLTQERVSPFLLLDHHPPYEYPALAKGQRGVGWHPHRGFETVSLAFQGVVAHRDNAGHSGVIGPGDVQWMTAASGILHEEYQEQSFSQRGGIFEFLQIWVNLPRADKRAAPGYQPITAAQIPTVPIEGGTVRVIAGDFADTRGPARTFTPITLLDVNVRAGTKLEVPLPRGYNAMVLVASGRVSSGGERATEGELAVFANDGEHLTLLAEEDTHLVVLAGEPIREPIFHMGPFVMNSQRELFQAIHDFEMGRFGDIPEDAPGATQ, encoded by the coding sequence ATGAGCACCACGACCCAGACACTTCCTCCCCCCACCGTTCCCCATGCGCATCCCCGCGCGCGGACGCTCGAGAGCGTCCACGGCGGCGGGCCCCTGCACTGGGTCGGTGACGGCTTCCGCGTCAAGACGCTCGTCCCCAGTGGCGGCCTCACCCAGGAGCGCGTCAGCCCCTTCCTGCTGCTGGACCACCATCCTCCGTACGAGTACCCGGCCCTCGCCAAGGGGCAGCGCGGCGTCGGCTGGCACCCGCACCGGGGCTTCGAGACCGTCTCGCTCGCCTTCCAGGGCGTCGTCGCGCACCGTGACAACGCGGGCCACTCGGGCGTCATCGGCCCGGGCGACGTGCAGTGGATGACGGCCGCGTCCGGCATCCTCCACGAGGAGTACCAGGAGCAGTCCTTCTCCCAGCGGGGTGGCATCTTCGAGTTCCTTCAAATCTGGGTGAACCTCCCTCGCGCCGACAAGCGGGCCGCCCCGGGCTACCAGCCCATCACCGCGGCCCAGATTCCGACCGTCCCCATCGAGGGCGGCACGGTGCGCGTCATCGCGGGCGACTTCGCCGACACCCGAGGCCCCGCGCGGACCTTCACGCCCATCACCCTGCTCGACGTCAACGTGCGCGCGGGGACGAAGCTCGAAGTCCCCCTGCCCCGTGGCTACAACGCCATGGTGCTCGTCGCCTCCGGCCGCGTGTCGTCCGGCGGTGAGCGCGCCACCGAGGGGGAGCTGGCCGTGTTCGCCAATGACGGCGAGCACCTCACGCTCCTCGCCGAGGAGGACACGCACCTGGTGGTCCTCGCGGGCGAGCCCATCCGCGAGCCCATCTTCCACATGGGCCCGTTCGTCATGAACAGCCAGCGAGAGCTGTTCCAGGCGATTCATGACTTCGAGATGGGCCGCTTCGGCGACATCCCCGAGGATGCGCCCGGCGCCACCCAGTAG
- a CDS encoding LysR family transcriptional regulator, protein MLDSVTIDQLRTLRAVAEEGSFSAAARKLGQGQPAVSQAIQRLEKQLGLRLFDRSSRVPRLTAKGEAVVAAARRLHEDLATFQSVVGRIKSGEETKLALVVDAMFPTPALLSFVRELAQTHPGVELTLEVELLSAVTERLRERKATLGIAGADLDLTGLEQRPIALLSMLPVAAPSHPLARVKGVITEEHLASATQLVLSERLPTGKAGTVDRGVLSPKQWRVADLMTKHALILGGLGWGHEPEHLVREDLSAGRLVQLRLAAWEGGPPPRRPLALVRRKGVPLGPVATWASNRLTDLCQLALSADHHAT, encoded by the coding sequence GTGCTCGACAGCGTCACCATCGACCAGCTCCGGACGCTCCGCGCGGTGGCCGAGGAGGGCAGCTTCTCCGCGGCGGCGCGCAAGCTGGGCCAGGGCCAGCCCGCCGTCAGTCAGGCCATCCAGCGGCTGGAGAAGCAGCTGGGCCTGCGCCTCTTCGACCGCAGCAGCCGCGTCCCCCGGCTGACAGCCAAGGGCGAGGCCGTGGTCGCCGCCGCGCGCCGTCTCCATGAAGACCTGGCCACCTTCCAGTCGGTGGTGGGCCGCATCAAGAGCGGCGAGGAGACGAAGCTCGCGCTCGTCGTCGACGCGATGTTCCCCACGCCCGCCCTGCTCTCCTTCGTGCGTGAGCTGGCCCAGACACACCCGGGCGTGGAGCTGACGCTGGAGGTGGAGCTGCTCTCCGCGGTGACGGAGCGCCTGCGCGAGCGCAAGGCGACGCTCGGCATCGCCGGCGCGGACCTGGACCTCACCGGCCTGGAGCAGCGGCCCATCGCGCTGTTGAGCATGTTGCCCGTCGCCGCGCCCTCGCATCCGCTGGCCCGCGTGAAGGGCGTCATCACCGAGGAGCACCTCGCCTCCGCCACGCAGCTGGTGCTGAGCGAGCGGCTGCCCACGGGCAAGGCGGGCACGGTGGACCGGGGCGTGCTCTCGCCGAAGCAGTGGCGCGTGGCGGACCTGATGACGAAACATGCCCTCATCCTCGGAGGCCTGGGCTGGGGCCACGAGCCCGAGCACCTGGTGCGCGAGGACCTGAGCGCCGGCAGGCTCGTGCAGCTCCGACTGGCCGCGTGGGAGGGAGGCCCTCCGCCCCGGCGCCCGCTCGCCCTGGTGCGCCGCAAGGGCGTGCCGCTGGGCCCGGTGGCCACATGGGCCTCGAACCGGCTCACGGACCTGTGTCAGCTCGCGCTGTCCGCGGACCATCACGCGACGTGA